The following are encoded together in the Drosophila biarmipes strain raj3 chromosome 3L, RU_DBia_V1.1, whole genome shotgun sequence genome:
- the LOC108034543 gene encoding cytosol aminopeptidase-like, protein MFGKSRQLLFRICSRSPVCRQYAPKFLKRAYASQAINQMLLLQQMDICADQPSRALVIGVYADEEDKNDAGILTPAGWRYNIQKTNGRLIEVLRMSGPMPRRGEARLLFAVEPERIPYYSVVAVVGLGKECLGYNPYEVLDEQKEAIRRSVAAACRILAELDTDRIEVENCGHAESAAEGAALGIWLYQELRDPKTRIFVPAIDLYATKDEVCDIEGWRIGLQKAAAQNLTRQLQEMPSNLLTPTAFAQNVVEVLCKSGVNVEVKVEGWAESQSMHAFLAVGKASCEPPIFLELSYYGTCAEERPIVLVGQGITYDAGGLCLKKKHELFHMRGDMTGAAVVVATCRAVAGLRLPVNIRGLIPLCENVVGCNSFRPGDMVKSMNGKTIEVQCTDHEDVLVLADALLYAQNFCPKCIIDIGTCSGYMRQSLDEAACGVFTNSEILWQQIKHASMHTGDRVWRFPLWHYYSKAVRAGGRSDVQNYGIGRGGRPCKAAAFLREFVPCGQWMHIDATNVMVTNGIDFEYLRRGMAGRPTRTLIEFIAQTICKDTAPKMGK, encoded by the exons ATGTTCGGCAAGTCGCGTCAGTTGCTCTTCCGTATCTGCAGCCGGTCGCCCGTGTGCCGCCAGTATGCGCCCAAGTTCCTGAAGCGAGCCTACGCCTCGCAGGCCATCAACCAgatgctgctgctccagcagATGGACATTTGTGCCGACCAGCCGTCGCGAGCCCTGGTCATTGGTGTGTATGCCGATGAGGAGGACAAGAACGACGCGGGCATCCTGACGCCCGCCGGCTGGCGATACAACATCCAGAAGACCAACGGTCGCCTGATCGAGGTGCTCCGGATGTCGGGCCCCATGCCCAGGAGAGGCGAGGCCCGTCTGCTGTTCGCCGTGGAGCCGGAGCGCATTCCCTACTACTCGGTGGTGGCCGTGGTGGGTCTGGGCAAGGAGTGCCTGGGCTACAACCCCTACGAGGTCCTGGACGAGCAGAAGGAGGCCATCCGGCGCTCGGTGGCCGCGGCCTGCCGCATCCTTGCCGAGCTGGACACGGATCGTATAGAGGTGGAGAACTGCGGCCACGCTGAGTCTGCTGCCGAGGGCGCTGCCCTGGGCATCTGGTTGTACCAGGAACTGCGCGATCCCAAGACTCGAATCTTCGTCCCGGCCATCGATTTGTATGCCACCAAGGACGAGGTCTGCGACATTGAAGGATGGCGCATTGGGCTGCAAAAGGCTGCCGCGCAGAACCTCACCCGCCAGCTGCAGGAGATGCCCTCCAATCTTTTGACACCCACTGCCTTTGCCCAGAATGTCGTCGAGGTGCTCTGTAAATCCGGAGTGAACGTGGAGGTCAAGGTCGAGGGCTGGGCGGAGAGCCAGTCGATGCACGCCTTCCTTGCGGTGGGCAAGGCCTCCTGCGAGCCACCCATCTTCTTGGAGCTGAGCTACTACGGAACCTGTGCCGAAGAACGTCCCATTGTCCTGGTTGGCCAGGGCATCACCTACGACGCCGGCGGCCTGTGCCTGAAGAAAAAGCACGAGCTCTTCCACATGCGCGGCGACATGACTGGAGCAGCCGTGGTGGTGGCCACCTGTCGGGCAGTGGCGGGACTTAGGTTGCCT GTCAACATCCGCGGTCTGATCCCTCTGTGCGAGAACGTAGTTGGCTGCAACTCCTTCCGTCCGGGCGACATGGTGAAGTCTATGAATGGCAAGACCATCGAGGTCCAGTGCACAGATCACGAGGACGTCCTGGTGCTGGCCGATGCCCTGCTGTATGCGCAGAACTTCTGCCCCAAGTGCATCATTGACATTGGCACCTGCTCCGGATACATGCGTCAGTCCCTGGATGAGGCGGCCTGTGGTGTCTTCACCAACTCCGAGATTCTGTGGCAGCAGATCAAGCACGCCAGTATGCACACCGGAGATCGCGTCTGGCGCTTCCCCTTGTGGCACTACTACAGCAAGGCGGTGCGTGCCGGAGGACGCAGTGATGTGCAGAACTACGGCATCGGTCGTGGAGGACGTCCTTGCAAGGCCGCCGCCTTCCTGCGTGAATTCGTGCCCTGCGGACAATGGATGCACATA GATGCAACCAACGTGATGGTCACCAACGGCATCGACTTCGAGTACCTGCGTCGAGGCATGGCCGGCCGACCCACCCGAACCCTCATCGAATTCATCGCCCAGACCATCTGCAAGGACACCGCCCCCAAGATGGGAAAGTAG